Proteins encoded together in one Bacteroidia bacterium window:
- a CDS encoding glycosyltransferase family 2 protein: MVKFIFWLFIGLLLYSYIGYTIIILVISFIKRFFLSNREGNKGIESEFPEVTIVIAAYNEEKNVTEKIKNTFQQDYPQDKITLVWVNDSSSDKTKDKVAEYPNVTLLNQIERQGKVAAINLAMRYVKTPIVIFSDANAMLSAEAINKIVKPFSNPKVGCVAGEKRILMNLIENAAATGEGIYWKYESFIKQIESTCGSTLSATGELYAIRTELFDEVKNDTILDDFIISTHVIRKGYLVKYVPDAYACEKASANINEEKKRKIRIAAGSFQALFRSMELLNPFKHPLFSFQFFSHKILRWFVLPISLLLLPLLNVFILFSHSQSPIYQATLIIQIFVLLMIFSGWLFKDKQISTKWVFLPFYLFMMNISIVQGFIRYVNGKQNVKWDKSLRQT, encoded by the coding sequence GTGGTCAAGTTTATTTTTTGGTTATTCATTGGATTACTCTTATATAGCTATATCGGTTATACAATAATCATTCTGGTTATATCATTTATCAAAAGATTTTTTCTTTCAAATAGAGAAGGCAATAAGGGTATTGAATCAGAATTTCCTGAGGTAACAATAGTTATAGCCGCATACAATGAAGAAAAAAACGTCACCGAAAAAATTAAGAATACCTTTCAACAGGACTACCCTCAAGATAAAATAACACTGGTTTGGGTTAATGATTCCTCATCCGATAAAACTAAAGATAAGGTAGCAGAATACCCGAATGTTACCCTTTTAAATCAAATTGAACGACAAGGAAAAGTTGCTGCAATAAATTTAGCAATGCGGTACGTTAAAACACCTATCGTTATTTTTTCGGATGCAAATGCTATGCTTTCAGCAGAAGCCATCAATAAGATAGTTAAACCCTTCTCCAATCCTAAGGTTGGTTGTGTTGCAGGAGAAAAAAGAATCTTAATGAACCTTATTGAGAACGCAGCAGCCACAGGTGAAGGAATTTACTGGAAATATGAGTCTTTTATCAAGCAGATAGAGTCAACCTGTGGTTCTACACTTAGCGCAACTGGGGAACTTTATGCAATTCGGACTGAATTATTTGATGAGGTTAAAAATGATACTATACTTGATGATTTTATTATTTCAACCCATGTAATTAGAAAAGGATACTTGGTAAAGTATGTGCCTGATGCCTATGCTTGTGAAAAGGCTTCTGCAAATATTAATGAGGAAAAAAAGAGAAAGATTAGAATTGCAGCAGGAAGTTTTCAAGCGCTTTTTAGAAGTATGGAACTATTAAACCCATTTAAGCATCCTCTTTTCTCATTCCAATTCTTCTCACACAAAATTTTAAGATGGTTTGTACTACCAATTTCTCTACTATTGCTACCCTTATTAAATGTATTTATTCTTTTTTCCCACAGTCAATCCCCCATATATCAAGCAACTCTCATTATTCAAATATTCGTTCTATTAATGATTTTTTCGGGTTGGTTATTCAAGGATAAACAAATATCAACAAAATGGGTGTTTCTTCCTTTTTACCTTTTCATGATGAACATTTCAATTGTGCAAGGGTTTATTCGCTATGTTAATGGGAAACAAAATGTGAAATGGGATAAATCCTTAAGACAAACCTGA